AACTCTTTCTCACCGAGAGCGCGGTCTCGCGGCAGATCGCGACGCTCGAGGGCAATCTCGGCGTACGGCTATTCGTGCGGGTCAAGCAACGCGTCGTGCTCACCAAGGCGGGCAAGGTCTACAGCGCCCAGGTGCGCCGAGCGCTAGAAGGACTCGACCGCGACACGCTGTCGATCGTCGCGCACGGCAGCGGCGGCGGTTACCTCGAACTGGCCGCCCTCCCCACCTTCGCATCGCACTGGCTGATTCCGCGCATGGGCGAATTCAATGCGCGCTATCCCGACGTCCGCGTGAACATGGGCGTGCGCACCGGCACGTTTCCGTTTGCGGAGACCCACTTCGAAGCGGCGATTCACTACGGCAAGCCGACCTGGCCCGGCACGTCTGCGGACTTCCTGTTTCGCGAGGAGGTCATTCCCGTCTGTGCGGCGAGTCTATTGAAGCGGCCCGTGACCACGCCCGCCGAACTGCTCGACTACCCGCTGCTGCACTCGACGACGCGCCCGGATGGCTGGGCGAACTGGTTCGAGAAACTGGGTGTGGACGATAACCGTACGATGCAGGGCGTACG
The sequence above is drawn from the Paraburkholderia phenazinium genome and encodes:
- a CDS encoding LysR substrate-binding domain-containing protein, with the translated sequence MRKFKIPNMGALLAFEASARHESFTHAARELFLTESAVSRQIATLEGNLGVRLFVRVKQRVVLTKAGKVYSAQVRRALEGLDRDTLSIVAHGSGGGYLELAALPTFASHWLIPRMGEFNARYPDVRVNMGVRTGTFPFAETHFEAAIHYGKPTWPGTSADFLFREEVIPVCAASLLKRPVTTPAELLDYPLLHSTTRPDGWANWFEKLGVDDNRTMQGVRYELHTMLISGAAAGLGIALVPRFFVDAQFARLGLIVPFDAPAIAEAAYYLVYPTELSHGRPLASFREWLLEQAAAYGAANPVLASEADED